One Curtobacterium sp. MCLR17_032 genomic window carries:
- a CDS encoding Gfo/Idh/MocA family oxidoreductase yields MSITSTRTLRVGVVGIGQRSYIADHVAAAGLDADGVDARIVAAADVTGPGRQRAAEAWPDATVVDGHHALIGTDGAPNLVDAAIVTTPDWTHAEIAIDLLRAGIAVYLEKPLAITVEDADAVLNTAAETGTPLYVGHNFRHAAVVRLMRDVIARGEIGEVKAVWVRHFVGNGGDYYFKDWHADRSRVNSLLLQKASHDLDVVHALAGAYTSRVVGMGSLSVYGDVTDRRDRSDELMTDWFSFDNWPPAEQTGLNPVVDVEDVSMVMMTLENGVQASYEQCHFTPDYWRNYTVIGTHGRLENIGDTGGGVVKVWNHRRNWDVAGDVEYPIDGVEDGHADADLLTMTEFLRSLAFGEPTTLSPIAARAAVAAGALATRSLRNGSVPIDVPPLPEATLRHFATTPDRDDVPERTTR; encoded by the coding sequence ATGAGCATCACGAGCACGCGCACACTCCGAGTCGGCGTGGTCGGCATCGGCCAGCGGTCCTACATCGCGGACCACGTCGCTGCCGCCGGACTCGACGCCGACGGGGTCGACGCCCGGATCGTGGCCGCAGCCGACGTCACCGGACCCGGCCGCCAGCGCGCCGCCGAGGCCTGGCCCGACGCCACGGTGGTCGACGGCCACCACGCACTGATCGGCACCGACGGCGCCCCGAACCTCGTGGACGCCGCCATCGTCACCACCCCGGACTGGACCCACGCCGAGATCGCGATCGACCTGCTCCGTGCGGGCATCGCCGTCTACCTCGAGAAGCCCCTCGCCATCACGGTCGAGGACGCCGACGCGGTCCTCAACACCGCCGCCGAGACCGGCACCCCGCTCTACGTCGGCCACAACTTCCGGCACGCGGCCGTCGTCCGCCTGATGCGCGACGTGATCGCCCGCGGCGAGATCGGCGAGGTCAAGGCCGTCTGGGTCCGCCACTTCGTCGGCAACGGCGGTGACTACTACTTCAAGGACTGGCACGCCGACCGCAGCCGGGTGAACTCGCTCCTGCTGCAGAAGGCCAGCCACGACCTCGACGTCGTGCACGCCCTCGCCGGTGCTTACACCAGCCGGGTCGTCGGCATGGGGTCGCTCTCGGTCTACGGGGACGTCACCGACCGTCGCGACCGCAGCGACGAGCTCATGACCGACTGGTTCTCGTTCGACAACTGGCCACCCGCCGAGCAGACGGGCCTGAACCCCGTCGTCGACGTCGAGGACGTGTCGATGGTCATGATGACGCTCGAGAACGGCGTGCAGGCCAGCTACGAGCAGTGCCACTTCACGCCCGACTACTGGCGGAACTACACGGTCATCGGCACCCACGGGCGTCTCGAGAACATCGGGGACACCGGTGGTGGCGTGGTGAAGGTCTGGAACCACCGCCGCAACTGGGACGTCGCCGGGGACGTCGAGTACCCGATCGACGGCGTCGAGGACGGGCACGCCGACGCCGACCTGCTCACCATGACCGAGTTCCTCCGCTCGCTGGCGTTCGGCGAGCCCACCACCCTGTCCCCGATCGCGGCCCGCGCCGCGGTCGCCGCCGGGGCACTCGCCACCCGCTCGCTCCGCAACGGTTCGGTCCCCATCGACGTGCCGCCCCTCCCCGAGGCCACCCTCCGACACTTCGCGACCACTCCCGACCGCGACGACGTTCCCGAAAGGACCACCCGATGA
- a CDS encoding DeoR/GlpR family DNA-binding transcription regulator — MTPQQRLNALLELVSDRGNVSITEIGDELGISAATARRDLATLADQRLVTRTHGGAAALGAGYELPLQYKIARQAEAKTAIARATAALVAPGDTVGLNGGTTTTEVARELGKSERFIRADGEYGITIVTNALNIGYELSVRANVKIVVTGGVARRQSYELIGPLVRDTLDEFALDVVVLGVDGLTGQYGATTMHEGEAEVSRHFASVGRRVIVVADSTKIERSTFARICPLDRIDVLVTDRDVPAPFVADLAAAGVELVVAD; from the coding sequence ATGACCCCGCAGCAGAGGCTCAACGCCCTCCTCGAGTTGGTGAGCGACCGCGGCAACGTCTCGATCACCGAGATCGGGGACGAGCTCGGGATCTCCGCCGCGACCGCCCGCCGCGACCTCGCCACCCTCGCCGACCAGCGGCTGGTCACCCGGACCCACGGCGGTGCCGCTGCCCTCGGCGCCGGGTACGAGCTGCCGCTGCAGTACAAGATCGCGCGGCAGGCCGAGGCGAAGACCGCGATCGCCCGCGCGACCGCCGCACTCGTGGCCCCCGGGGACACCGTCGGCCTCAACGGCGGGACGACCACGACCGAGGTGGCGCGGGAGCTCGGCAAGAGCGAGCGCTTCATCCGCGCGGACGGCGAGTACGGCATCACGATCGTCACGAACGCGCTGAACATCGGGTACGAGCTGTCGGTCCGGGCGAACGTGAAGATCGTGGTGACCGGCGGTGTCGCACGCCGGCAGTCCTACGAGTTGATCGGGCCGCTGGTCCGGGACACGCTCGACGAGTTCGCCCTGGACGTCGTCGTGCTCGGCGTCGACGGGCTGACCGGGCAGTACGGGGCCACGACCATGCACGAGGGCGAGGCCGAGGTCAGTCGACACTTCGCCTCGGTCGGGCGTCGGGTGATCGTGGTCGCCGACTCGACGAAGATCGAGCGTTCCACCTTCGCCCGGATCTGCCCGCTCGACCGCATCGACGTGCTCGTCACGGACCGCGACGTCCCGGCCCCGTTCGTCGCGGACCTGGCCGCCGCCGGCGTGGAGCTCGTCGTCGCGGACTGA